The Siansivirga zeaxanthinifaciens CC-SAMT-1 region CTTCGGAATTGAAATTACCGATATAAAAACTGCTATGTAATTTATTTAGATTTCTGTCCAATAAAATGATGGCTTTTAGATTTGAATAAAATATTGAAACTGGTTAAACTACCATAAATTCTGGTAATATACTGTTGCAAATCTATTTTACCTTGTTCGTCTAAATCGCTGGCATTAATGCGTTGTTCCATAACACGTAAGCGATCTCTAACCATGGTTATTTTATGAAAAAAAGTATCAATTGGCAATTCGTAAGCCTTTAAACTTGGATCTGCTGGCTCTAAAATAAGTTTTCCGCCTTTGTATTTATCGGCAATAGGCACAACTTCCGAAACATCACTCCATCGTTTTAAAATTTGAACCAAGCTGCTTTCAACTTCCGAGAAACTAACGGTATCAACCTCGTCTGTGGTGGCTTCAATAACTTCAAATGTGCTATCTAAATCAATTGTTTCCAATCCACTATCAATAAAAGTGACCCAATAGTGTTGCGAAGTAACATTAGTTACAACACCTTTTCCGTAGTCGCTATGATTAATTCGAGAACCTATTCCTAATAATTTCATAATGTATTAATTTCTATAGTTTAAAAATATCTTAAGGTTTTAGCTTATTTAATTACGATTCTAAAGTAAATAAAATGGCTAATTTAACTAGAATAAAGTTTTTTATTTTTTTTTAAACGACCCACATCCAAGCAACCAATTAAAACGTATAATTAAATTATCATTCTTACGTTATTAAGAATCAACGCGTTTAAAATTATGAAAGGATTTATAAAACAATCTGGATTAGTGCTGGTTTTACTTGTTATCTATGGTTTTACTATTTCAAAAAAACCAAATACCATAACTTCAAAATACAATCTCGAGTCGCCTTTAATTTTTAAAGACACTACCGAAACCGATTCTATTTCAATAACATACACACCATATAAAGAAAACGTTCATGCCTCGTATTACCACGATAAGTTTAATGGCCGAAGAACTGCCAGTGGCGAAAAATTTGATAACAACAATTTCACGGCAGCCCATAAATTTTTAAAATTTGGCACCAAATTGAAAATAACCAATACGGTGAATGACTCGTCTGTTGTAGTAACCGTAAACGATCGCGGACCTTTTGTTAAGGGCAGAGAAATCGATTTATCCAAAAAAGCTTTTATGCAAATTGCTAAAAATAAATTGAAAGGGCATCTCCTTGTAAACATCGAAATTTTAGAAGAAACCGCTATCGATTCTACTAAAAATTAAACATTAATTTAACTAAACTACAATAAACTTCGCTTCATTTTTCGTAACATAATCTGTACCTTTACGGTTTTGCGAATATATGAGCCCATTTGAAGATTTTATTGAAGTAAAAGGAGCGCGAGTACATAATTTAAAAAACATAGACATTTCTATTCCAAGGGAAAAGCTGGTGGTTATTACTGGGTTATCGGGAAGTGGAAAGTCTAGTTTAGCTTTTGATACTATTTATGCCGAAGGACAACGCCGATACATTGAAACCTTTTCTGCTTATGCCAGACAATTTTTAGGCGGTTTAGAACGCCCAGATGTTGATAAAATTGATGGTTTATCTCCCGTAATTGCTATTGAACAAAAAACAACCAGCAAATCGCCTCGCTCTACAGTTGGTACAATTACCGAAATTTACGATTTCTTACGTTTACTTTTTGCGCGTGCCAGCGATGCTTATAGTTATAACACAGGCGATAAGATGGTGAGCTATAGCGACGAGCAAATTAAAGAACTTATTTACGCAGATTTTAAGGGTAAGCGTATTAATATTTTAGCGCCTGTTATTCGCTCACGAAAAGGACATTACCGTGAATTATTCGAGCAAATTGCAAAACAAGGCTTTGTTAAAGTAAGAACCGATGGCGAAATTAAAGATATTGTTAAAGGCTTAAAATTAGACCGCTACAAAACACATGATATCGAAATTGTTATCGATAGGTTGGTAATTAATGATAGTGCCGATAACGATAAACGCCTTACCGAAACCATAAATACGGCCATGTATCATGGTGAAGATGTGCTTATGGTTTTAGACCAGGACACGAACGAAGTGCGCTATTTTAGTAGAAACCTCATGTGCCCGTCTTCTGGAATTTCGAACCCCAATCCCGAACCTAATAACTTTTCATTTAATTCACCAAAAGGTGCCTGCGATACATGTAATGGTATTGGCACTTTGTATCAAATTAATGAGAAAAAAATAATTCCAGACGATACCTTATCTATTAAAAACGGAGCGTTGGCGCCACACGGGCCACAAAAAAACAGTTGGATATTTAAGCAATTAGAAACCATAGCGCAACGCTTTAATTTTAAATTAACCGATGCTTACAAAGATATTCCAGAGGAAGCTAAACACATGATTCTTTATGGGGGTAATGAAAAGTTTTCGGTAGAAAGTAAAACTTTGGGGGTTACACGCGATTACAAAATAGATTTTGAAGGCATTGCTAATTTTATTGAAAACCAATACAATACTGCAGAGTCTACCTCTTTAAAACGATGGGCAAAAGACTATATGGATAAAGTGCAATGTCCTACCTGCAATGGCTCTCGTTTAAAAAAGGAATCGCTTTATTTTAAAATAAACGACAAAAATATCGCAGAGCTTTCCAATATGGATATTGTAGATTTAACTGCATGGTTCAACGATTTACAAGGTCATCTTTCAGAAAAACAACTGAAAATTGGTGAAGAAGTTATTAAAGAAATTAAAAGCCGACTACAATTCTTACTTGATGTGGGTTTAAATTATTTATCACTTAACAGAAGTTCTAAATCGCTATCTGGTGGCGAAGCACAACGTATACGATTGGCAACTCAAATTGGTTCTCAGTTGGTGGGTGTGTTGTATATTTTAGATGAACCTAGCATTGGCTTACACCAACGCGATAACGAAAAACTTATAAATTCGTTAGTTGCCTTAAGAGATATTGGCAACTCTGTAATTGTTGTGGAGCACGACAAAGATATGATAGAGCGCGCCGATTATGTTATAGACATTGGTCCAAAGGCAGGAAAATTTGGTGGTGAAATTATTAGCATAGGCACTCCAAAGGAGCTTTTAACACATCATACATTAACAGCACAATATTTAAATGGTGAAAAAACCATTGAAGTTCCTAAAAAACGTCGTGAAGGCAACGGGAACTTTATAGAACTTAAAGGATGCACTGGAAATAACTTAAAAAATGTGTCGGTTAAGTTTCCTTTAGGTAAAATGATAGGTGTTACAGGCGTTT contains the following coding sequences:
- a CDS encoding septal ring lytic transglycosylase RlpA family protein, with protein sequence MKGFIKQSGLVLVLLVIYGFTISKKPNTITSKYNLESPLIFKDTTETDSISITYTPYKENVHASYYHDKFNGRRTASGEKFDNNNFTAAHKFLKFGTKLKITNTVNDSSVVVTVNDRGPFVKGREIDLSKKAFMQIAKNKLKGHLLVNIEILEETAIDSTKN
- the uvrA gene encoding excinuclease ABC subunit UvrA, which produces MSPFEDFIEVKGARVHNLKNIDISIPREKLVVITGLSGSGKSSLAFDTIYAEGQRRYIETFSAYARQFLGGLERPDVDKIDGLSPVIAIEQKTTSKSPRSTVGTITEIYDFLRLLFARASDAYSYNTGDKMVSYSDEQIKELIYADFKGKRINILAPVIRSRKGHYRELFEQIAKQGFVKVRTDGEIKDIVKGLKLDRYKTHDIEIVIDRLVINDSADNDKRLTETINTAMYHGEDVLMVLDQDTNEVRYFSRNLMCPSSGISNPNPEPNNFSFNSPKGACDTCNGIGTLYQINEKKIIPDDTLSIKNGALAPHGPQKNSWIFKQLETIAQRFNFKLTDAYKDIPEEAKHMILYGGNEKFSVESKTLGVTRDYKIDFEGIANFIENQYNTAESTSLKRWAKDYMDKVQCPTCNGSRLKKESLYFKINDKNIAELSNMDIVDLTAWFNDLQGHLSEKQLKIGEEVIKEIKSRLQFLLDVGLNYLSLNRSSKSLSGGEAQRIRLATQIGSQLVGVLYILDEPSIGLHQRDNEKLINSLVALRDIGNSVIVVEHDKDMIERADYVIDIGPKAGKFGGEIISIGTPKELLTHHTLTAQYLNGEKTIEVPKKRREGNGNFIELKGCTGNNLKNVSVKFPLGKMIGVTGVSGSGKSTLINETLYPILNAHYFNGVKKPMPYKSISGLEHIDKVIDINQSPIGRTPRSNPATYTKTFDEIRSLFAKIPEAMIRGYKAGRFSFNVKGGRCETCQGGGLRVIEMNFLPDVYVECETCQGKRFNRETLEIRYKGKSISDVLDMTINEAVDFFEHIPKIHNKLKTIKDVGLGYITLGQQSTTLSGGEAQRIKLATELSKRDTGNTFYILDEPTTGLHFEDIRVLMIVLNKLANKGNTVLIIEHNLDVIKTVDYIIDVGYEGGKGGGQIIAEGTPEEVIKHKKSHTARFLKKELN